The genomic DNA GTCTCTTACTAATCGCGATTAAGATAAATAGTCTGTACGTATCGTCGCCTTGTCCGGGAACTCTCGTTTCATTCAGAAGTTCTCCGAGCACATCTAGGTTGACGCCTGTCGCATAATAAATATATTCCAAATCCTTCAAAGCCTGGAGCTGTATTTCTATTTCGTCCAATTCGGATGAAATTACGCTCCATAATCGCCCTAAAAAAGATCCGGGTTCTTGATTTAAAATCGACTGTGGGAATTTCTGCAGAGCATTGAAAGCCGTCATGATATATTCACCGTAACGTTAGCGGTAAACGTCTGAGCGAATTCGATCGCGCCGACGACCAATTTTGCCGACGACGACGGAACAGTGGGGGCAAAGGCTGTCCAAACCGTGACATCGTCTATCCCGGGAATTTTGTCCAGATTTGCTATGATTTCCCAAGCAACCACGCTTTGACCGACATCCAACCCATGATATTCGGTGATTTGCGTTCCGATCGTATCCGCTCCACCGATAGCCTGGACAACTCTCGTTTTAACTACCGGAATATTAGAATCCGTCCAGTTTGCATTTTTAGTAATGTTTACGATGACGTTAACCACCTTGGCGGTCGGAACGGACCAGTTCATTATGTGAGTCTGCCCGTTCGCATCGGCAACCGTAAAGGAATGGGTGCCGAAGGTTTCAATTCCGGCAGGTTTTGAGTTGAATATAGCCTGTCCCAAATCCGAATCCGCTGCGGTGCCCGAGACTACGATTTCGATCGAATGTGGTGGTCGTCCGTCCGCAACGACGCTTGTTGCGTTCTCATATACAAAGACGGTAGTAACATTCGGAACTCGGAGTACTGTTTCACGAATGGCCGGCAGCGAGGATCCACCCGACGATTCCCGATCCTTATACCGCTGACGGAGTTCGGCATCGGTCTCTACCGGTCCTCCACCCAAAGAAGGTTGCGAATTCGAGATGGAATTAATTCCGGCCGCCGGAGTGACGATATCCGTAATCGCTCCCGAGGGAATATTCGTTTGGGGTCCTGTATCGATACTTCTAAATGTAAACTCCACTCCGGCCGCGCTAGTTAAAACTGCAGGTGCTATGACTTCAAATTGAATACCTTGAGGAGTCTGAACTAGAAACCCCGGAGGAACTGTCGCACCGATGGTTCCGACAACCGTAACCTGAACGACCGATTTTCTAGCGGGCAGCCGGGAAATCCCTCCCTGGGCCACAATCCTGTCTAGTTGGACACCTTCGGCCAAATTAATGTATTTTGAATAGTAAGTATCTTCCAAGCCTTGCCAAACATTGTCGATTTCCTTAGCAACATTCTGAAGAATTATCCCTAACTCACCGTAAGGCGAAAGATCGATATCGGGACCGAAATTTTCCGGCAAGCGTGCCCGATCTTCCAAGGATTGAAGAATATCCGAATAAAGCTTTCGATTAAAACCTTGTACAGTAACACCGAAAGTCATAGATTACCCTCCGAACACCGTGCCGCTTAGCAGGCCCAGGCTCGATTGGACTTCGAACATTATCGTAACTTGACGGGTTGCTCGATCGAAGCTTACATCCAACTTTGTGATCGAAGTGACTGTAGGTTCCTTAAGCAAGGCCGTCTTAACAGCATTAATAAATCGAGATTGTACAAAAGGTCCCTGATCGACTAAACCGATCCAATCCACCCCCTCGTCGGGAGCAAGAAACCATTCCCCTAAAAAAAGTTTCAACCGGTTACCGAGAATTTGCTTTAACGCATCAATTCCTTCCAGCTGAACCAGCCGGCCGTTTTCATAAACTAAATCATTATTTTCTACTTTTAATGTTTTCATAATGGTGTTCCCGTAATACCGGTTGGAGGAGTCGTAGCGACAAACGGATGGACGTGGGCGTTGAATCCCGATTTAATTTGCCCGATGGAAAGACCGTTTTCAATCACATGACCGCCTTCCACATTGCCCGAAGCCTTGAAATCCCCGGTCACTTCGACCCCGGAAGAACCTATGGAAACTTCGGTCGAACCGACTTTTAAAGTTAATTTTCCATTTTCAAATTTAATTAAATTTTGAGGTTCGGTCCAAGATTGTTCCGCAATTCTTGCCAATACGCAGGCGTTTTCCAGACCGAAGGTTTTCGATTCCAAAGTTACGGTCTCTTTCTGGGCGTTTAAGCTTTTTCTAATATCGAAAGTCGAAAAACCTACCCAGACCAAATCTCCTTGCTGATAAAACGGTTTGATGTAGCAACCGGCGCCGATCTGGACGAATTGAACGGGAACGTCCGGAATCACCGGATAATCCGATACCTCGTCCAAAATATTCTGTTCTTTTACCAACGGGAGAATGTCCGCCCTCATGGTAGATGCGTTAAAGGATTCTATCTTGCAGACCATTCCGACCTGAATCCCTCTTTCTCGCATATCCACGTACGTTTCCAAAAGTTCGGCAAAACTCATATCGGCACTACCTCGAATTCACAATAAGCGTCTCCGAATGTGGAAAACGTGCGATTCACTTTAGTGATTCTCGCTCTAACATTCACTTCCTTGGAATTAATTTGTACCACGTTCGCGAGCGTTAAATTATATAAAAATAATGTTTTTATTTTAAACCCGTTAGACGTCTTCTGAGGTCGTTCCAGAAGCCCGGAACTTGGGTCCAGCTTCGTAATAGTTTTAACGCTCGGATTTGATGGAACTATCGTCAAAAGGCCATTCTTAAAAAAGAAATCCGAATTCGTGTCTTTTGCCAATTTCTGGATCGAATCCCGGAAACTACGGAGAACGATAGACTCATAAAATTTTCCTATGCCTAAATTAATTTCTCCAGGTGCAATGCTTAAAGTTTTGCAGACATCCCTAATGATCGATTCTGCGTTTACATTCTTATAACTTTTATTTAAAATCGCTGTGCCCCAATCCTTGGTTTTATCCGAGATTTTCACTTCTAAAATTCTATTTAAACCTTCTTGAACTACGGTATAAGCAAATGCTTCCCCAAAAACGACAGTCCCATAATCCTCTTTATAGCCTGCCGAAACAGTTACATTCGGATAAATTCTTCCTTGGCCTTTCTTTTTAGCATCGAAGACCCCAACAGTGTCCGGCGATGGATTGTATAATTTAAGAGTAGTCGATTGAGGATTTTTGAATTTTAACTCTTGTACAAATTCGATGGAGAAAGGAGGATACGAGAATTCTCTTCCCCCTATATTTACCGTCGCCGCTCTATTATATAACGCCGTCATAGTGAAATAATATTCCCCAGCAAGAGTAGAATCGTCGAACCTAGCGAGGCTCGATTTACAACCTGTCCTTGCAAAACGCTAACTTGCTCGAGCTCCTGAGGATTTAACGGTAGTATTCGCCGATTTATGTTTAAACCATCTATTACCGAATCTATTAACGGGGTCGCATATAATATTTTCGTTATGAATAGAATATTTCCGTCCAGATCCAAAATTGTGCAGGTATAAAAGTCGGCCCGATCGTTATAAAGAAACCGAAAGGAATAGGTTTCACCGATGAGGAAATCCTTTTCAACTGGGACCTCATCAACTGTCAACGGAAGGTATTGTAAATCCAATGGTTCTATCCTCCGCCTATCGATGAGCACATTGGCTTATTAACGCCTGCATTTCCAGTAGTGGAAACGGTCGAAGGTTGGGAACTTCCTTTTTTAGTAACGCCATTACGTAACGGAATATCCTGGGTTTTGGAATCTACAATGTTAATCTGCTTCAGCTTAAACTGAATTTGTCGTCCTTGCCCTAAATCTACATTTTGTTCTTCCGAATAAGATTCAATAATAACGTTTTCGATCACTTCGTCCTCTTCGTAACCGAAAAAGCTGAGAACTTCCTTGCTATCAACCCAAGTCTTCAGCAAGGTTAATCTCTCCCCGACTTTCTTATTAAAAAAAGAAGCGGGATCAAGCGGATCATAATCTGCATCGGAAATAATTGCAGTGAAGCTTATTGATAAAGGATCCGAGCTAACATGATCGGTAATATCCGCACCCTTTTCGATCGCATGAGTCGTAGCAGTCGCCGATCGATCTTTTGTAATATTGATCGTAGAATCGAAAGTTACGTCGTCGGTTTGCGAACGCAGAGCAACGCGGTTTCTCCCCCCGAAAACGTAGCTCGAAATTCTGTTTGTTAGAGCAGGCATATCAGTTGATTGTTATTCCCAATTTTGCCGGTAATACGTCCTCAGAGAGCTCGTCTAACGCTCTCATGACAGCATCTTTTATTTCGCGTCCAGCCGCTGCGGATCCGCTAACGTTTACGGTTAAGGTTCCGACTACGCTTTGAATGACTACTGAGGTTGAACCGCCGCCGATTCTACCGTTAGGAGTAATTCTACCTGAGGCACCGGGAGAAAAGATTTCAGGTCCCCGTTCGCCGACAAGATAGGAATTTCCGGCGGTTACTGGTCCTCCGGATGCTTTCTTTTCAGAAGGAGCCAGTCCGATTCCGGCGCTAATGCTATTCAGAAGCGTATTCGGATCAGGAATCAATGACGACCATACCTTACTAAACAAATCGGAAACCCAAGATAGAAGCTGCCCGAAGGCTGCTTTAATTTCGTCAAAGTACAGATAGAGACCGGCGATCGGGAATATAAGAGTAATGATTAATCGACCGTACGCCCGAAAAAAGCTAATCAAATGATTAAAAGAGTCCATTATCCAATTTATGCCTGCCTTAAAAGAGTTAATAACTGTTTCTTTGAAGTGCGAAAATGGCCCTAAGAAATCACCGATTACACTTTTCTCTCCTTTCATCCAACCGATAAAATCGTCAACAGCTAAGAAAAGGCCCGCCAAAACAGCGCCTACCGATAATAAAATAATAATGAGAGGTAACCAAGGAGAAATGGCAGACCAACCGGCAGCCGCCATCGCTAACATCCCGCCAATGGCAAGCGGTAGGAAGACAATCATAATTGCTTGCAAGCGCTTTATTCCGACTTCCCCGTAAGTAAAATAATTTATGAGAGACGATAGTGCATCTGTGAGTGGGCCTATAAGCGGGCCCAGCATTTTCCCGATAGCGCCTTGCAATTTTTCCATCGAATTAGCAAATCGCTGCTCTGCTAATATTCCGGATTGGACCATTTGATTGTATTGATCCTGCAATCCTGAAGCTTTTTTCTGATCCTTTGTATAAGATTCGAAAACCTTTTTTCTTTCATGTTCTGGAAGAGAATATAGATCGGAAATACTTTTCCCGGTGACCACTGCAATCTTTTGAAAAGTTTCTAGAGAATTACTAATAAATTCAATGGACGCACCGTTCTTTAACGCCTCTGCACTCGCGTTCATCATTTCTTTTTCGGAAAATGCATTTTTAGATAGGTCGGCAGTTTTTCGTAGAGATTTCTCCAATTGTCCGTAACCGGGACCGGCAAGTTCTTTTAACTGTACACGCTGTTTTTCTAATTCTCCAGAAATCTTTATTGAATCCTTTAAAAAGGGGGAGATAACACCAAAGGCATCCTTAGCAAAATTTGCGAAGCTATTGATTTTACCTTGTGCATCGTTCTTTCCGTCGCCTTTCGATGTTTTAGAATCAGACCGCTTTAAGTTAGCCGATGTCTTATCGATTGTTTTACTAAAGAAGGCGAATTTATCCGATGTGGTTTTAATACTTTTGGATATATTTTTCAGCTGGGTAAGTAAAGGTCCCGCGGTATCCGCCAGTTTCTTAAAACCCTGAGGAATCGTTTTTATACTTTTCGTAATATTATTGAACTGCGATAAAAGAGGTTTGGCAGCATTTGCTAACCCTCTAAAATTCTGGGATACGGTCCTTGCTTGCTTAGTTAGATCGTTAAACTCCGCGGCAAGCTTTTTTGCTTGTGACGCGAGTTTTCGCATCTCTATGATCCAAGTATCATCCATATTACGTCCGGCTACGCAATTTATTTGTAGCCTGCTGCTGCTCCTTCATCATCCGGTCCACAAGAAGATTAGCTTTTGCCAAATCGCGAGGAGACATTTCGCATGCTTCCGTGTATGTCAGAATTCCGTTCACGACAGGCCTCCAAATTGCGATCTCTTCGTCGAGTTCACGCCTTAGACGAAACTCCTCGAGCCGATTGATTTGCGCCAGCCGCAGTACCGTTTTCTGGTCTAGATTCTGGCCAGGAAAATCCGGGCTCCAAGTCCCCTCTAAGAAATCGTGGTAGGATGATTTCCCAAACCTCCTCCAGTTCCCGTATCCATTGTTTCAATTCGTTCCGTTGTAACAGGACGGGTCGACCGTCCGCATCTAGTGGACCATCGATGGATAATTTCGGAGCTCCTTTATCAGGAAATACTACGTGATCGAAGCAATATTCCAAAACCACGGAAAGATCCATATTACCGTCCGTAATACGAAACATCTTGGATTTAAGTTTAATCCATTCCTTAGTTCCGGGATGCTGAAGAATGTATTCGTTTCCGTTGACTAAAACTCGTTCCTGATATGTAGACATTATATTTCCTTAAATTAACTCGGTAGGTGCGACTTATTTAAATCCGCGCACATTAAAACCCATTCGACGCCCGTTTCTTCCAAACCGAATTCCTTATCCGGTTCGGTATTGATCCAGGCTTGACTCGCGACCGCCATGAACTTTCCGTCAGAGTTATTTTTAACAAGCACGGGAAATGCCGACGGTTGGTATTTAATCAGATCCAAGAACGCATTGTCCGGGGAGGTCCCTTTCAGCGTGAAAGTTATCGAGCCGGTGGTATTGTTATTCTTTGTCCGAGAAACTTCGCCTTTCGCACCTACATGCGTCTTATAATTTTCGCTGTCTGTCCGCTTTATCGAGATAAAGGTTCCGTCAAAAAAACCGGAAACCAATCTTCCGGAAATCGAAAGCGTTACTTGGCTCGGATCATAAGTACCTAAGAATTTATCTGCCATTTTCTATCTCCTTAAACAGTGATGAGCCCGTTCACGTTGACTTTATGAATCGCGCCCGCCAAATAATAAACGAACTTGATGCCAGAAAGCTGCCGATTCGCTCTATCGTTCACGGAAAGCTGAGAACGAGTCGGAACAAAGACCTGGTTCATATAAACTTTGTCATCCGAGAGTTTCAAATCATCGGGAGATACCGCTTTAG from Leptospira fainei serovar Hurstbridge str. BUT 6 includes the following:
- a CDS encoding baseplate J/gp47 family protein translates to MTFGVTVQGFNRKLYSDILQSLEDRARLPENFGPDIDLSPYGELGIILQNVAKEIDNVWQGLEDTYYSKYINLAEGVQLDRIVAQGGISRLPARKSVVQVTVVGTIGATVPPGFLVQTPQGIQFEVIAPAVLTSAAGVEFTFRSIDTGPQTNIPSGAITDIVTPAAGINSISNSQPSLGGGPVETDAELRQRYKDRESSGGSSLPAIRETVLRVPNVTTVFVYENATSVVADGRPPHSIEIVVSGTAADSDLGQAIFNSKPAGIETFGTHSFTVADANGQTHIMNWSVPTAKVVNVIVNITKNANWTDSNIPVVKTRVVQAIGGADTIGTQITEYHGLDVGQSVVAWEIIANLDKIPGIDDVTVWTAFAPTVPSSSAKLVVGAIEFAQTFTANVTVNIS
- a CDS encoding GPW/gp25 family protein, which produces MKTLKVENNDLVYENGRLVQLEGIDALKQILGNRLKLFLGEWFLAPDEGVDWIGLVDQGPFVQSRFINAVKTALLKEPTVTSITKLDVSFDRATRQVTIMFEVQSSLGLLSGTVFGG
- a CDS encoding Gp138 family membrane-puncturing spike protein, with protein sequence MSFAELLETYVDMRERGIQVGMVCKIESFNASTMRADILPLVKEQNILDEVSDYPVIPDVPVQFVQIGAGCYIKPFYQQGDLVWVGFSTFDIRKSLNAQKETVTLESKTFGLENACVLARIAEQSWTEPQNLIKFENGKLTLKVGSTEVSIGSSGVEVTGDFKASGNVEGGHVIENGLSIGQIKSGFNAHVHPFVATTPPTGITGTPL
- a CDS encoding phage protein, translated to MTALYNRAATVNIGGREFSYPPFSIEFVQELKFKNPQSTTLKLYNPSPDTVGVFDAKKKGQGRIYPNVTVSAGYKEDYGTVVFGEAFAYTVVQEGLNRILEVKISDKTKDWGTAILNKSYKNVNAESIIRDVCKTLSIAPGEINLGIGKFYESIVLRSFRDSIQKLAKDTNSDFFFKNGLLTIVPSNPSVKTITKLDPSSGLLERPQKTSNGFKIKTLFLYNLTLANVVQINSKEVNVRARITKVNRTFSTFGDAYCEFEVVPI
- a CDS encoding phage baseplate plug family protein, which codes for MDLQYLPLTVDEVPVEKDFLIGETYSFRFLYNDRADFYTCTILDLDGNILFITKILYATPLIDSVIDGLNINRRILPLNPQELEQVSVLQGQVVNRASLGSTILLLLGNIISL
- a CDS encoding phage baseplate protein; amino-acid sequence: MPALTNRISSYVFGGRNRVALRSQTDDVTFDSTINITKDRSATATTHAIEKGADITDHVSSDPLSISFTAIISDADYDPLDPASFFNKKVGERLTLLKTWVDSKEVLSFFGYEEDEVIENVIIESYSEEQNVDLGQGRQIQFKLKQINIVDSKTQDIPLRNGVTKKGSSQPSTVSTTGNAGVNKPMCSSIGGG
- a CDS encoding LIC12611 family phage tail protein, with the translated sequence MDDTWIIEMRKLASQAKKLAAEFNDLTKQARTVSQNFRGLANAAKPLLSQFNNITKSIKTIPQGFKKLADTAGPLLTQLKNISKSIKTTSDKFAFFSKTIDKTSANLKRSDSKTSKGDGKNDAQGKINSFANFAKDAFGVISPFLKDSIKISGELEKQRVQLKELAGPGYGQLEKSLRKTADLSKNAFSEKEMMNASAEALKNGASIEFISNSLETFQKIAVVTGKSISDLYSLPEHERKKVFESYTKDQKKASGLQDQYNQMVQSGILAEQRFANSMEKLQGAIGKMLGPLIGPLTDALSSLINYFTYGEVGIKRLQAIMIVFLPLAIGGMLAMAAAGWSAISPWLPLIIILLSVGAVLAGLFLAVDDFIGWMKGEKSVIGDFLGPFSHFKETVINSFKAGINWIMDSFNHLISFFRAYGRLIITLIFPIAGLYLYFDEIKAAFGQLLSWVSDLFSKVWSSLIPDPNTLLNSISAGIGLAPSEKKASGGPVTAGNSYLVGERGPEIFSPGASGRITPNGRIGGGSTSVVIQSVVGTLTVNVSGSAAAGREIKDAVMRALDELSEDVLPAKLGITIN
- a CDS encoding phage structural protein: MADKFLGTYDPSQVTLSISGRLVSGFFDGTFISIKRTDSENYKTHVGAKGEVSRTKNNNTTGSITFTLKGTSPDNAFLDLIKYQPSAFPVLVKNNSDGKFMAVASQAWINTEPDKEFGLEETGVEWVLMCADLNKSHLPS